One genomic segment of Ignavibacteriota bacterium includes these proteins:
- a CDS encoding chorismate-binding protein: protein MQIIEILQQVEVNKNSAFFYTPNIYNDGKSFFFKNPIEILKGATHNEVSAILEKVDQLIQKKNLFGFATIPYEIGYFFQPKVIKKSYINHEEIQFNFYEKKNVEIFRSDKIQFDEVQKFIGKQNIQNYKIDISKSNYVKNIERIKNFIEKGDTYQINFTSKAKFNFIGEITSLFLNGIFNQSAGYSVLINTDKEFILSFSPELFFETDYKSIICKPMKGTIKRKGNPSEYKSLINQIQNDEKNLAENVMIVDLLRNDIGKISQVNSVKVEKLYEVEKYETLFQLTSTVIGKLKSNKLSEIIKNLFPSGSITGAPKIRSMQIIAELEKSSRKLYTGAIGIITNRKSVFNIPIRTISINKKTNVGELGLGSGVVWDSNPEKEYEEVLLKGKFISKKPKYFELLESILFENGEYFLLNYHLQRLKTSAEYFLFKFDETKIKNSLQKITQKLSKEKKYKIRLLLNKWGNVKIAFDELNNISKCVKVILSNAERCDDEKYLFHKTTFRPWDKEYIKFREKGFDEIIFINEKNELLEGAITNLILEKNGKLYTPPIKLRILNGCYRQFMIDEKKCEEKILTISDLKNANKIILCNSIRKEIIVSEIYNSNFKLLRKFQ from the coding sequence ATGCAAATCATAGAAATTTTACAACAAGTTGAAGTAAATAAAAACTCCGCATTTTTTTACACTCCAAATATTTATAATGATGGAAAATCTTTCTTCTTTAAAAATCCTATAGAAATATTAAAAGGCGCAACACACAATGAAGTAAGTGCAATTCTTGAAAAAGTTGATCAATTAATTCAAAAGAAAAATCTTTTCGGATTTGCAACAATTCCGTATGAAATTGGTTATTTCTTTCAGCCAAAAGTGATTAAAAAATCTTACATAAATCACGAGGAAATTCAATTTAATTTTTATGAAAAAAAGAATGTAGAAATTTTCAGATCAGATAAAATACAATTTGATGAAGTTCAAAAATTTATTGGGAAACAAAATATTCAGAATTATAAGATAGATATTTCCAAAAGTAATTATGTAAAAAATATTGAAAGAATAAAAAACTTTATTGAAAAAGGTGATACTTATCAAATTAATTTTACTTCAAAAGCTAAATTTAATTTCATTGGAGAAATAACTTCACTTTTCTTAAATGGAATATTTAATCAGTCTGCGGGTTATTCGGTTTTAATCAATACAGATAAGGAGTTTATACTTTCTTTTTCACCGGAATTATTTTTTGAAACTGATTATAAATCAATAATCTGCAAGCCAATGAAAGGAACAATTAAAAGAAAAGGAAATCCGAGTGAATATAAAAGTTTGATTAATCAAATTCAAAATGATGAAAAAAATTTAGCTGAAAATGTTATGATTGTTGATTTACTTAGAAACGATATCGGGAAAATCTCTCAAGTAAATTCTGTAAAAGTTGAAAAATTATATGAAGTTGAAAAGTATGAAACTCTGTTTCAATTAACATCAACAGTTATTGGTAAATTAAAATCAAATAAATTGAGTGAAATAATTAAGAATTTATTTCCAAGCGGATCAATTACCGGCGCTCCAAAAATTCGGTCAATGCAAATAATTGCTGAGTTAGAAAAATCTTCAAGAAAATTATACACAGGAGCAATTGGAATAATTACAAATCGCAAATCTGTTTTTAATATTCCAATTAGAACAATAAGCATAAATAAAAAAACGAATGTCGGTGAACTCGGCTTAGGAAGCGGTGTTGTTTGGGATAGTAATCCGGAAAAAGAGTATGAAGAAGTTTTACTTAAAGGAAAATTTATAAGTAAAAAACCAAAGTATTTTGAATTATTGGAATCAATTCTGTTTGAGAACGGAGAATATTTTTTATTGAATTATCATCTTCAAAGATTAAAAACTTCGGCGGAATATTTTTTATTCAAATTTGATGAAACTAAAATTAAAAATAGTTTACAAAAAATTACTCAGAAATTAAGTAAAGAAAAAAAATATAAAATAAGACTTCTTCTAAATAAATGGGGAAATGTAAAAATTGCATTTGATGAATTGAACAATATTTCAAAATGTGTGAAAGTAATTTTAAGTAATGCAGAAAGATGTGATGACGAAAAATATTTATTTCACAAAACAACATTTAGACCGTGGGATAAAGAGTATATCAAATTTAGGGAAAAAGGATTTGATGAAATTATTTTTATAAATGAAAAAAATGAATTATTAGAAGGCGCAATCACAAATTTAATTTTAGAAAAAAATGGAAAACTATATACTCCACCAATAAAATTAAGAATTCTCAATGGATGTTATAGACAATTTATGATTGATGAAAAAAAATGTGAAGAAAAAATTTTAACAATTTCTGATTTAAAAAATGCAAACAAAATTATTCTATGCAATTCAATAAGGAAAGAAATTATTGTTAGTGAAATTTATAATTCTAATTTTAAATTGTTACGCAAGTTTCAATAA
- a CDS encoding efflux RND transporter permease subunit, with protein MNLSKLTIENHQFSIIIILIFLLLGIVSFFTMPRSEDPQVSPPATSVIVVYPGATPSDVEEMVINPIEEALNELDDIKNIKSYARDGYGVVDIEFIAGNDADEKYSDVTQKVNSIRNKLPEEIYDIDLLKWSISDVKILQLALISETDEYSKLEKEAEHLEDNLKKVNGVKSVQTLAFPKQEIRVEINLEKLSKYKIPLSKIIQILQSENANIPGGEIDLGGKNFSIKTSGSFKNINEIKNVIINALNGNILYLKDVAKVSKTYEDENYIAKFNQKRSVFITADQKPGTNIFDVSNGMKEKIEEFKTSLPSSMKLETVFDQSQSVEIRLNGFFLNLLQGLLLVGIVMFLFVDLRTALIVMSVIPIAIIIGIGFLDLSNYGLEQMSIAGLVIALGMLVDNSIVVTENIARYISLGLSNMEAAVKGVSQITWPIISSTLTTVFAFIPMMLMQDVTGDFIRSMPVTVTYTLFASLMLALTLTPLLSKNLMSIKSISHEKKMRKVVNHVIHNLYKKRLTFALNNPKLIIAISIIIFLLSLSLIPLVGVSFFPKAEKPQFMININLPEGSSIERTSEYALKVENILKNKDEILNFTTNIGNGNPRIYYNVVGKRNAKNHSQIYVELKSYNYSKFNNFLNELRNEFSQIAGAEIEVKDFEQGPPIEAPIAIKILGENISELRKVSLEVEKIFKSTKGTVNINNPLNTTKMDLSVKINKEKAAILGVPIAEIDRTVRASINGLTITNFRDENGKEFNIILRAPIVENSDFAKFDRIFISSVTGEQIPLKQLARIEFTKTPLAISHFDLSRTVTITSDVISNYSVNAVTNEIVKNVEKIPLKKGYTFYVGGEKESQQESFGGMAKAMIIAIVGIFGILVLQFKSYKQPFIVFSAIPLAIIGSIIALLITGNTFSFTAFVGLTSLVGIVVNNSIILVDYTNQLRTEGMKIFDALISACEVRFMPILLTTGTTIVGLFPLTLGGGTMWAPMGWTIIGGLLVSTILTLIVVPVLYKLYTK; from the coding sequence ATGAACTTATCAAAATTAACAATAGAGAATCACCAATTTTCAATTATAATAATTCTGATTTTTTTGTTACTCGGAATTGTTTCATTTTTTACAATGCCGAGATCGGAAGATCCGCAAGTATCACCTCCGGCAACATCTGTAATTGTAGTTTATCCCGGAGCAACTCCAAGTGATGTTGAGGAAATGGTTATAAATCCGATAGAAGAAGCGCTTAACGAACTTGATGATATTAAGAATATAAAAAGTTATGCTCGTGATGGCTACGGTGTTGTTGATATTGAATTTATTGCCGGAAATGATGCCGATGAAAAATATTCAGATGTTACTCAAAAAGTAAACAGTATTAGAAATAAATTACCGGAAGAAATTTATGATATCGATTTATTAAAATGGTCAATTTCCGATGTGAAAATTCTACAGTTAGCTTTAATTTCAGAGACTGATGAATATTCTAAATTAGAAAAGGAAGCTGAACATTTAGAAGATAATTTAAAAAAAGTAAATGGCGTAAAAAGTGTTCAAACATTAGCATTTCCAAAGCAAGAAATTAGAGTTGAAATTAATTTAGAAAAATTATCAAAGTATAAAATTCCATTATCCAAAATCATTCAAATTTTGCAATCGGAAAACGCAAATATTCCCGGTGGTGAAATTGATTTGGGTGGAAAAAACTTCAGCATTAAAACAAGCGGTAGTTTTAAAAATATAAATGAAATTAAAAACGTAATAATTAATGCTTTGAACGGAAATATACTTTATTTGAAGGATGTTGCAAAAGTTTCGAAAACTTATGAAGATGAAAATTACATTGCTAAATTTAATCAAAAGAGATCTGTGTTTATTACTGCAGATCAAAAACCGGGAACAAATATTTTTGATGTTTCAAATGGAATGAAAGAAAAAATTGAGGAATTTAAAACTTCACTTCCGAGTTCAATGAAATTGGAAACAGTTTTTGATCAATCGCAAAGTGTTGAAATTAGATTGAACGGATTTTTTCTAAATCTATTACAAGGTTTATTGCTTGTCGGAATTGTAATGTTTTTGTTTGTTGATTTAAGAACAGCTTTAATTGTTATGTCAGTAATTCCAATTGCAATTATTATTGGTATTGGATTTTTAGATTTATCCAATTACGGATTGGAACAAATGTCAATTGCCGGCTTGGTTATTGCGTTAGGAATGCTTGTTGATAATTCAATTGTTGTTACAGAAAATATTGCAAGATATATTTCACTTGGATTATCAAATATGGAAGCTGCAGTAAAAGGAGTTTCACAAATTACTTGGCCAATTATCAGTTCAACGTTAACAACAGTTTTTGCTTTTATTCCAATGATGTTGATGCAAGATGTAACCGGAGATTTTATAAGAAGTATGCCGGTTACTGTAACTTATACATTATTTGCATCATTAATGTTAGCTCTAACTTTAACTCCATTATTATCAAAAAACTTGATGAGTATTAAATCAATTTCTCATGAAAAGAAAATGAGAAAAGTTGTAAATCATGTAATCCATAATTTGTATAAAAAAAGATTAACATTTGCTTTGAATAATCCAAAATTAATTATCGCAATATCTATCATAATATTTTTGTTAAGTTTATCCTTAATTCCATTAGTTGGAGTAAGCTTTTTCCCAAAAGCAGAAAAGCCTCAATTTATGATAAATATTAATTTACCGGAAGGTTCAAGTATTGAAAGAACATCTGAATATGCTTTAAAAGTTGAAAATATTTTGAAGAATAAAGATGAGATTCTAAATTTTACGACAAATATAGGAAATGGAAATCCAAGAATTTATTACAATGTAGTTGGAAAAAGAAATGCTAAAAATCACTCACAAATTTATGTTGAATTAAAATCATATAATTATTCTAAGTTTAATAATTTTTTAAATGAATTAAGAAACGAATTTTCCCAAATTGCCGGAGCAGAAATTGAAGTAAAAGATTTTGAACAAGGTCCGCCGATTGAAGCTCCGATTGCAATTAAAATTTTAGGTGAAAATATTTCCGAATTAAGAAAAGTTTCTTTGGAAGTTGAAAAAATATTTAAATCAACAAAAGGTACTGTAAATATTAACAATCCGCTGAACACAACCAAAATGGATTTATCGGTAAAAATAAATAAAGAGAAAGCTGCAATCTTAGGAGTTCCGATAGCAGAGATTGATAGAACAGTCAGAGCTTCAATAAATGGATTAACAATTACAAATTTTAGAGATGAAAACGGAAAGGAGTTTAACATAATTTTACGCGCACCAATTGTAGAAAATTCAGACTTTGCAAAATTTGATAGAATCTTTATTTCATCAGTAACCGGCGAACAAATTCCGCTAAAGCAATTAGCCAGAATTGAATTTACTAAAACACCTTTGGCTATTAGCCATTTTGATCTTTCACGAACAGTAACAATTACTTCTGATGTAATTTCAAATTATTCTGTAAATGCAGTAACAAATGAAATTGTAAAAAATGTTGAAAAGATTCCGCTAAAGAAAGGTTATACATTTTACGTCGGCGGTGAAAAAGAAAGTCAGCAAGAATCATTTGGCGGAATGGCAAAAGCAATGATTATCGCAATTGTTGGAATTTTTGGAATTTTGGTTTTACAATTCAAATCATACAAACAACCGTTTATAGTTTTCTCTGCAATTCCATTAGCAATAATTGGATCAATAATAGCTTTATTAATTACCGGAAATACATTTTCATTTACGGCATTTGTCGGTTTAACAAGTTTGGTAGGAATTGTTGTAAATAATTCAATCATTCTTGTTGATTATACAAATCAATTAAGAACAGAAGGAATGAAAATATTTGATGCATTAATTTCTGCATGCGAAGTTAGATTTATGCCGATTTTATTAACTACCGGAACAACTATTGTCGGACTTTTTCCTTTAACATTAGGCGGCGGAACAATGTGGGCGCCAATGGGTTGGACAATTATCGGCGGATTATTAGTTTCAACAATTTTGACATTAATTGTTGTTCCCGTTCTTTATAAATTATATACAAAATGA
- a CDS encoding four helix bundle protein, whose protein sequence is MENSISKFEDLNVWKESMNLVEIIYNELANSKDYGLKDQMQRAAISIPSNIAEGFERNTNKEFIHFLYIAKGSCGELRTQLYLLKNLKILDENKCNNIVELTRKISAMLSKLIKTRKEKF, encoded by the coding sequence ATGGAAAATTCTATATCCAAATTTGAAGATTTAAATGTTTGGAAAGAATCAATGAATTTAGTCGAAATAATTTATAATGAATTAGCTAATAGCAAAGATTATGGATTAAAAGATCAAATGCAAAGAGCGGCAATTTCAATTCCGTCAAATATCGCAGAGGGTTTTGAACGCAATACAAATAAGGAATTTATACATTTTCTTTATATCGCAAAAGGTTCATGTGGTGAATTAAGAACGCAGCTTTATTTGTTAAAGAATTTAAAAATATTAGATGAAAATAAATGCAATAATATTGTGGAATTAACTCGAAAAATTTCTGCAATGTTATCTAAATTAATTAAAACAAGAAAAGAAAAATTTTAG
- a CDS encoding efflux RND transporter periplasmic adaptor subunit, whose product MKNKISVLSLILLGIIIFTNCSEDKTEINSEEIIPVKVEKIIEEEFSLPIHTSGILKAEKEISLAFKTGGIISYIFVEEGEIVKEGQILAKLKLDEIDAQFNQAKINYEKVLRDFNRVENLYKDSVVTLEQYQNAKSGLEAASSGLNIAKFNLKYSTITAPFSGKIYKKLIDANEMVSPGTPIFIMGSKDSQWKIVCGITENDFHKIKIGNNAKIKFDSFDEEFSGEVTQIAGAANPLNGMYEIELSIKDSYNQFVSGMISSVDIFSSEKNNYKKIPIKSLVDTEGKTGNIFIIHNNKAVKKEIEIGEIYDEYVLVKIEDKSIHEIITDGAEYLKDGIKVKILK is encoded by the coding sequence ATGAAAAATAAAATAAGTGTTTTGAGCTTAATTTTATTGGGGATAATAATATTTACAAATTGTAGTGAAGATAAAACAGAAATTAATTCGGAGGAAATAATTCCGGTTAAAGTTGAAAAAATTATTGAGGAAGAATTTTCATTGCCAATTCATACAAGCGGAATATTAAAAGCGGAAAAGGAAATTTCACTTGCATTTAAAACCGGTGGAATAATTTCATATATTTTTGTTGAAGAAGGCGAAATTGTTAAAGAAGGACAAATTTTAGCAAAATTAAAATTAGATGAAATTGATGCTCAGTTTAATCAAGCAAAAATTAATTACGAGAAAGTTTTACGTGATTTTAATCGAGTTGAAAATTTGTACAAAGATAGTGTTGTAACTTTGGAGCAATATCAAAATGCCAAATCCGGATTGGAAGCTGCAAGTTCCGGTTTAAATATTGCGAAATTCAATTTAAAATATTCAACAATTACTGCTCCTTTCTCTGGTAAAATTTATAAGAAATTAATTGATGCAAATGAAATGGTTTCACCCGGAACACCAATATTCATAATGGGTTCAAAAGATTCGCAGTGGAAAATTGTTTGTGGAATTACAGAGAATGATTTTCATAAAATTAAAATAGGCAATAATGCAAAAATAAAATTTGATTCGTTTGATGAGGAATTTTCTGGAGAAGTCACACAAATTGCCGGAGCTGCAAATCCTTTGAATGGCATGTACGAAATTGAATTATCAATAAAAGACTCTTACAATCAATTTGTATCTGGAATGATTTCAAGTGTGGATATTTTTTCATCTGAGAAAAATAATTATAAAAAAATTCCGATAAAGTCTTTAGTCGATACGGAAGGAAAAACTGGTAATATCTTCATTATTCACAATAACAAAGCTGTTAAGAAGGAAATTGAAATCGGTGAGATTTATGATGAATATGTTTTAGTAAAAATTGAAGACAAAAGTATTCATGAAATTATAACTGATGGTGCAGAATATTTGAAAGATGGAATAAAAGTAAAAATTTTGAAGTAA
- a CDS encoding TolC family protein — protein sequence MKVKIILTILFFSSIIFPQNETIENYVKFGLANNLALKQKQFDLEKSLNSLNEAEGMFYPSIGINARYTRAGGGREIIFPIGNIVNPIHASLNYLMQQNLFPTNIQNENIPFLREQEHETKISLVQPIIQPAIFFNYKIQDNLAEISSLDKQIYIRSLIAQIKNSYYNFLKTESVKKIYENTLELVNENLRVCESLHKNDKITVDVVYRAKAEVSEIEQKLLEANNNRELAQSYFNFLLNKPLESEIIFDTNSVAKNSQLNFDLTHSSAINNREEILQLNFLENVYENKKSISNANYFPSLIFAADYGFQGEDYKFTDKDDYWMASLVLHWNLFNGFQDASKSEQAELEKKKVETQIEEIKKQISLQVLQSYKNYELAEKSIKSSQEMLNSMKISFRIVDKKYKEGMINFVEYLDSRNKLLQTEINEIITKYDLQQKISELEKTSALIELKDFLGK from the coding sequence ATGAAAGTAAAAATAATTTTAACAATTCTTTTTTTTTCGTCAATAATTTTTCCTCAAAACGAAACGATTGAAAATTATGTAAAATTTGGATTAGCAAATAATCTTGCACTAAAGCAAAAACAGTTTGATCTTGAAAAAAGTTTAAACTCGTTAAATGAAGCTGAAGGAATGTTTTATCCATCAATAGGAATTAACGCAAGATACACAAGAGCCGGCGGAGGTCGCGAAATTATTTTCCCGATTGGAAATATTGTAAATCCCATTCACGCTTCTTTAAATTATTTGATGCAGCAAAATTTATTTCCCACAAATATTCAAAATGAAAATATTCCATTTCTTCGTGAACAAGAACACGAAACAAAAATAAGTTTGGTTCAGCCAATTATTCAACCGGCAATATTTTTCAATTATAAAATTCAAGATAATCTTGCGGAAATTTCTTCACTTGATAAACAAATTTATATTCGTTCATTAATTGCTCAAATTAAAAACTCATATTATAACTTTTTAAAGACAGAGAGTGTAAAAAAAATATATGAAAATACTTTAGAATTGGTAAATGAAAATTTACGTGTTTGCGAGAGTCTGCACAAAAATGATAAAATTACCGTTGATGTTGTTTATCGTGCAAAAGCTGAAGTATCTGAAATTGAGCAAAAACTTCTGGAAGCCAATAATAATAGGGAGTTGGCGCAATCATATTTTAATTTTCTTCTCAACAAACCTTTGGAAAGTGAAATTATTTTTGACACAAATTCAGTTGCGAAAAATTCACAACTTAATTTTGATCTAACACATTCCAGCGCAATAAATAATAGAGAGGAAATTTTACAGCTTAATTTTTTAGAAAATGTTTATGAGAATAAAAAATCAATATCAAACGCAAATTATTTTCCATCGCTAATTTTTGCCGCAGATTACGGCTTTCAAGGAGAAGATTATAAATTCACCGATAAAGATGATTACTGGATGGCATCTTTGGTTTTACATTGGAATTTATTCAACGGATTTCAAGATGCATCAAAAAGTGAGCAAGCTGAACTAGAAAAGAAAAAAGTTGAAACTCAAATTGAAGAAATAAAAAAACAAATTTCGCTTCAAGTTTTGCAGAGTTACAAAAATTATGAATTAGCGGAAAAATCAATAAAATCATCACAAGAAATGCTTAATAGTATGAAAATATCTTTTAGAATTGTTGATAAAAAGTATAAAGAAGGAATGATAAATTTTGTGGAATATCTTGATTCGAGAAATAAACTTTTGCAGACAGAAATAAATGAAATAATTACAAAATATGATTTACAACAAAAAATATCGGAGTTAGAAAAAACTTCTGCTTTAATTGAATTAAAAGATTTCTTAGGAAAATAA
- a CDS encoding TetR/AcrR family transcriptional regulator, with protein MGISERKEREKLQRRQEIILAAEKVFFSKGFANTTMDDIAAEAELSKGTLYLYFKSKEELFKVFVKRGISKQLEMFIEFTKNQPNGLLKVKAIGEAYIKFYYDFPNYYNALMFEETQKVREIETDSEDENILKIKMETNKILVETIIEGMNDGSIRKDLDPEKTALILWGESLGVLQLVTLKGDILCNKMSCTSEELISYFFEFTYNALKA; from the coding sequence ATGGGAATTTCTGAAAGAAAAGAAAGAGAAAAATTGCAGCGCCGACAAGAAATAATTCTTGCTGCGGAAAAAGTATTTTTCTCAAAAGGTTTTGCAAATACAACAATGGATGATATTGCTGCCGAAGCTGAATTGAGCAAAGGTACTTTGTATCTTTATTTTAAGAGCAAAGAAGAATTGTTTAAGGTTTTTGTAAAAAGGGGAATTTCAAAACAGTTGGAAATGTTTATTGAATTTACTAAAAATCAACCAAACGGACTCTTAAAAGTTAAAGCAATTGGTGAAGCTTATATAAAATTTTATTATGATTTCCCCAATTATTATAATGCTTTAATGTTTGAAGAAACTCAAAAAGTTAGGGAAATTGAAACAGATTCGGAAGATGAAAATATTCTTAAAATAAAAATGGAAACTAATAAAATTCTTGTCGAAACTATAATTGAGGGAATGAATGACGGTTCAATAAGGAAAGATTTAGATCCGGAAAAAACAGCTTTAATTCTTTGGGGAGAATCACTTGGAGTTTTGCAATTAGTAACTTTGAAAGGCGATATTTTGTGCAATAAAATGAGTTGCACATCTGAAGAATTAATTTCCTACTTTTTTGAATTTACGTATAACGCATTAAAAGCATAA
- a CDS encoding PIN domain-containing protein, producing MVKNGTARIYIMSKIFIDTNILIYSLNNNDEIKKNSARNILKNLIKNHQLVISTQVIQEFYVTATKKLNVDAIITKSIINSFQNFEIVTVNYDLINNAIDCSILNMLSFWDSLIIVSAQFSKCSEIYTEDLNLGQNILGVKIINPFK from the coding sequence ATGGTAAAAAATGGAACCGCGAGGATTTATATAATGAGTAAAATTTTTATTGATACAAATATTTTAATATATTCTTTAAATAATAATGATGAAATTAAAAAAAATTCCGCGAGAAATATTTTGAAAAATTTAATTAAAAATCATCAATTAGTAATTTCTACTCAAGTTATTCAAGAGTTTTATGTAACTGCAACAAAAAAGTTAAATGTCGACGCAATAATTACAAAAAGTATAATTAATTCATTTCAGAATTTTGAAATTGTTACAGTTAATTATGATTTGATTAACAATGCAATTGATTGCAGTATTCTAAATATGTTATCTTTTTGGGATTCTCTAATTATAGTTTCAGCACAATTTTCAAAATGCTCGGAAATTTATACGGAAGATTTGAATTTGGGACAAAACATTTTGGGAGTAAAAATTATAAATCCATTCAAATAA
- a CDS encoding fructosamine kinase family protein, with product MWKNNLENFLQEKIISSQNVGGGCIADSKIIKTENGKKYFVKNYSNPKINFAEANGLNEIAKSKTIRVPNVIFVDEEILVLEYVEQKSKVKNFSEIFGRQFAQMHKFTSNKFGFYEDNFCGSTPQKNLPKCENWIEFYFEKRLKFQFNLAEQNEFVKLELQNEFSKIEKNIYKILEGSENIPSLLHGDLWSGNYISDENGNPCLIDPAIYYGNREADLAMTKLFGGFDSTFYSAYNEEFPLAENWSYRENIYKLYHILNHLNLFGMGYYSQCLELIKSYRIL from the coding sequence ATGTGGAAAAATAATTTAGAAAATTTTCTTCAAGAAAAAATTATTTCCTCACAAAATGTTGGCGGTGGTTGTATTGCTGATTCCAAAATTATTAAAACTGAAAATGGTAAAAAATATTTTGTTAAAAATTATTCCAACCCAAAAATAAATTTTGCTGAAGCAAATGGATTAAATGAAATTGCTAAATCCAAGACAATTCGAGTTCCAAATGTAATTTTTGTAGATGAAGAAATTTTAGTTTTGGAATATGTTGAACAAAAATCTAAAGTGAAAAATTTTAGTGAAATTTTTGGAAGACAATTTGCACAAATGCATAAATTCACTTCTAATAAATTTGGATTTTATGAAGATAATTTCTGCGGTTCTACTCCTCAAAAAAACTTACCGAAATGTGAAAATTGGATAGAATTTTATTTCGAAAAAAGATTAAAATTTCAATTTAATCTTGCTGAACAAAATGAATTCGTAAAATTAGAATTGCAAAATGAGTTTTCAAAAATCGAAAAAAATATTTACAAAATTTTAGAAGGAAGTGAAAATATTCCTTCTTTGCTTCATGGCGATTTATGGAGCGGAAATTATATTTCTGATGAAAACGGAAATCCATGTTTGATAGATCCCGCAATTTATTATGGAAATAGAGAAGCAGATTTGGCAATGACAAAATTATTCGGCGGATTTGATTCAACTTTTTATTCTGCTTACAATGAAGAATTTCCGCTTGCTGAAAATTGGAGTTATAGAGAAAATATTTACAAACTTTATCATATCTTAAATCATCTTAATCTTTTTGGAATGGGCTATTATTCGCAATGTTTGGAATTAATAAAAAGTTATAGAATTTTGTAG
- a CDS encoding low molecular weight phosphotyrosine protein phosphatase produces MIKVIFVCMGNICRSPSGEAVMNKFVKKAGLENEIQCDSAGTIAYHEGEQADARMKRHAIKRGYRITSIARKFRNIDFENFDYIIAMDKDNFRNLLSLDTEKKFAKKIFMMTNFSSENKYNEVPDPYYSGPEGFELVLDILEDSCYGLLNKIISDHNLVKKISN; encoded by the coding sequence ATGATAAAAGTAATTTTTGTTTGTATGGGAAATATTTGCAGATCGCCAAGCGGCGAAGCAGTTATGAATAAATTTGTTAAGAAAGCCGGATTAGAAAATGAAATTCAATGTGATTCTGCCGGAACAATAGCCTATCATGAAGGTGAACAAGCTGATGCGCGAATGAAACGCCATGCAATAAAACGCGGTTACAGAATTACAAGTATTGCACGCAAATTTAGAAATATTGATTTTGAGAATTTTGATTATATAATTGCTATGGATAAAGATAATTTTAGGAATTTGCTTTCGCTCGATACTGAAAAAAAATTTGCGAAAAAAATATTTATGATGACAAATTTCTCTTCTGAAAATAAATATAATGAAGTTCCCGATCCTTATTATAGCGGTCCGGAAGGTTTTGAATTAGTTTTGGATATTTTAGAAGATTCATGCTATGGTTTGTTAAACAAAATTATTTCTGATCACAATCTTGTGAAAAAAATAAGTAATTAA